The Rhinopithecus roxellana isolate Shanxi Qingling chromosome 13, ASM756505v1, whole genome shotgun sequence genome contains a region encoding:
- the CYTH4 gene encoding cytohesin-4 isoform X2 — protein sequence MDLCHPEPTELSSGETEELQRIKWHRKQLLEDIQKLKDEIADVFAQIDCFESAEESRMAQKEKELCTGRKKFNMDPAKGIQYFIEHKLLTPDIQDIARFLYKGEGLNKTAIGTYLGERDPVNLQVLQAFVDCHEFANLNLVQALRQFLWSFRLPGEAQKIDRMMEAFATRYCLCNPGVFQSTDTCYVLSFSIIMLNTSLHNPNVRDRPPFERFVSMNRGINNGSDLPEDQLRNLFDSIKSEPFSIPEDDGNDLTHTFFNPDREGWLLKLGGRVKTWKRRWFILTDNCLYYFEFTADKEPRGIIPLENLSVQKFCLELYNPSCRGQKIKACKTDGDGRVVEGKHESYRISATSAEERDQWIEAIRASITRVPFYDLVSTRKKKIASKQ from the exons ATGGACCTGTGCCACCCAG AGCCCACGGAGCTGAGCAGCGGGGAGACAGAAGAGTTGCAGAGAATCAAGTGGCACCGGAAGCAGCTCCTGGAGGACATCCAG AAGCTGAAGGATGAGATCGCAGATGTGTTTGCCCAAATCGACTGCTTCGAGAGTGCGGAGGAGAG CCGGATGGCCCAGAAGGAGAAGGAGCTGTGCACTGGACGCAAGAAGTTCAACATGGACCCTGCAAAG GGTATCCAGTATTTCATTGAGCACAAGCTGCTGACCCCCGACATCCAGGACATCGCACGGTTCCTGTATAAAGGCGAGGGCCTCAACAAGACAGCCATTGGTACCTACTTGGGGGAGAG GGACCCCGTCAACCTGCAGGTCCTCCAGGCCTTCGTGGACTGCCATGAGTTCGCCAACCTCAACCTCGTCCAGGCCCTCAG GCAGTTCCTGTGGAGCTTCCGGCTGCCGGGCGAGGCCCAGAAGATAGACCGGATGATGGAGGCCTTTGCCACTCGATACTGCCTCTGCAACCCTGGCGTCTTCCAGTCCACAG ACACCTGCTACGTGCTGTCCTTCTCCATCATCATGCTCAATACCAGCCTCCACAACCCCAACGTCCGGGACAGGCCGCCTTTTGAGCGCTTTGTGTCCATGAACCGTGGCATCAACAATGGTAGTGACCTGCCCGAGGACCAGCTGCGG AACCTCTTCGACAGCATCAAGAGTGAGCCCTTCTCCATCCCTGAGGACGACGGCAATGACCTCACTCACACCTTCTTCAACCCAGACCGGGAGGGCTGGCTACTCAAGCTGG GGGGCCGCGTGAAGACGTGGAAACGGCGCTGGTTCATCCTGACTGACAACTGCCTCTACTACTTCGAGTTCACCGCT GACAAGGAGCCACGGGGAATCATACCACTTGAGAACCTCTCCGTGCAGAAG TTCTGCCTGGAGCTCTACAACCCCAGCTGCCGAGGCCAGAAAATCAAGGCCTGCAAGACCGATGGCGACGGCAGGGTGGTGGAGGGCAAGCACGAGTCCTACCGGATCTCAGCCACCAGTGCCGAGGAGCGTGACCAGTGGATCGAGGCCATCCG AGCCAGCATCACTCGTGTCCCCTTCTATGACCTGGTCTCTACTCGGAAGAAGAAGATTGCCAGCAAGCAGTGA
- the CYTH4 gene encoding cytohesin-4 isoform X1 yields MDLCHPEPTELSSGETEELQRIKWHRKQLLEDIQKLKDEIADVFAQIDCFESAEESRMAQKEKELCTGRKKFNMDPAKGIQYFIEHKLLTPDIQDIARFLYKGEGLNKTAIGTYLGERDPVNLQVLQAFVDCHEFANLNLVQALRQFLWSFRLPGEAQKIDRMMEAFATRYCLCNPGVFQSTDTCYVLSFSIIMLNTSLHNPNVRDRPPFERFVSMNRGINNGSDLPEDQLRNLFDSIKSEPFSIPEDDGNDLTHTFFNPDREGWLLKLGGRVKTWKRRWFILTDNCLYYFEFTADKEPRGIIPLENLSVQKVDDPKKPFCLELYNPSCRGQKIKACKTDGDGRVVEGKHESYRISATSAEERDQWIEAIRASITRVPFYDLVSTRKKKIASKQ; encoded by the exons ATGGACCTGTGCCACCCAG AGCCCACGGAGCTGAGCAGCGGGGAGACAGAAGAGTTGCAGAGAATCAAGTGGCACCGGAAGCAGCTCCTGGAGGACATCCAG AAGCTGAAGGATGAGATCGCAGATGTGTTTGCCCAAATCGACTGCTTCGAGAGTGCGGAGGAGAG CCGGATGGCCCAGAAGGAGAAGGAGCTGTGCACTGGACGCAAGAAGTTCAACATGGACCCTGCAAAG GGTATCCAGTATTTCATTGAGCACAAGCTGCTGACCCCCGACATCCAGGACATCGCACGGTTCCTGTATAAAGGCGAGGGCCTCAACAAGACAGCCATTGGTACCTACTTGGGGGAGAG GGACCCCGTCAACCTGCAGGTCCTCCAGGCCTTCGTGGACTGCCATGAGTTCGCCAACCTCAACCTCGTCCAGGCCCTCAG GCAGTTCCTGTGGAGCTTCCGGCTGCCGGGCGAGGCCCAGAAGATAGACCGGATGATGGAGGCCTTTGCCACTCGATACTGCCTCTGCAACCCTGGCGTCTTCCAGTCCACAG ACACCTGCTACGTGCTGTCCTTCTCCATCATCATGCTCAATACCAGCCTCCACAACCCCAACGTCCGGGACAGGCCGCCTTTTGAGCGCTTTGTGTCCATGAACCGTGGCATCAACAATGGTAGTGACCTGCCCGAGGACCAGCTGCGG AACCTCTTCGACAGCATCAAGAGTGAGCCCTTCTCCATCCCTGAGGACGACGGCAATGACCTCACTCACACCTTCTTCAACCCAGACCGGGAGGGCTGGCTACTCAAGCTGG GGGGCCGCGTGAAGACGTGGAAACGGCGCTGGTTCATCCTGACTGACAACTGCCTCTACTACTTCGAGTTCACCGCT GACAAGGAGCCACGGGGAATCATACCACTTGAGAACCTCTCCGTGCAGAAGGTGGATGACCCTAAGAAGCCA TTCTGCCTGGAGCTCTACAACCCCAGCTGCCGAGGCCAGAAAATCAAGGCCTGCAAGACCGATGGCGACGGCAGGGTGGTGGAGGGCAAGCACGAGTCCTACCGGATCTCAGCCACCAGTGCCGAGGAGCGTGACCAGTGGATCGAGGCCATCCG AGCCAGCATCACTCGTGTCCCCTTCTATGACCTGGTCTCTACTCGGAAGAAGAAGATTGCCAGCAAGCAGTGA